Proteins encoded in a region of the Vicia villosa cultivar HV-30 ecotype Madison, WI linkage group LG5, Vvil1.0, whole genome shotgun sequence genome:
- the LOC131603829 gene encoding E3 ubiquitin-protein ligase ORTHRUS 2-like: MAQFPCDSNGVCMVCKQKPLETETLHCITCVTPWHFTCLPLAPTTIVDWECPDCSQPNLAADSLAPSIAGDLVSSIRAIENDPSLTDEEKAKKRQELVGGSSTESETINRGCNDSIDIFDGSLNCSVCVQLLERPVTTPCGHNFCLKCFEKCIRQGKNTCSNCRTPIPAKMASNPRINSQLAIAIRNAKLARSEGGVGGSGGSKVYHTVHNDELPDTAYTTERAKKTGKANACSGKIFVTIAKDHFGPIVAENDPTRNRGVLVGDSWEDRMECRQWGAHLPHVAGIAGQSNHGAQSVALSGGYVDDEDHGEWFLYTGSGGRDLSGNKRTNKDQSFDQKFESYNEALRVSCRKGYPVRVVRSHKEKRSSYAPEKGVRYDGVYRIEKCWRKIGIQGHKVCRYLFVRCDNEPAPWTSDLSGDRPRSLPIIEEFKGAIDITERKGDPSWDFDEKKGCWLWKKAPPLSKKTSKRVSSKKSKDTLLKDFGCNICHKVLSSPLTTPCAHNFCKACLEDAFSGQSYIRQRASQSGRSLRTRKNIMKCPTCSADIADYLQNPQVNREMMGVIESLQRQTEQQMEESSEELSAKSDENLTPDEEMEEVSNPCDSGEKVLMEINNDLDPPKKERKVAGGKVVVNLEEHIDDAVVESESMDFD; encoded by the exons atggcgCAGTTTCCCTGCGACTCTAATGGCGTTTGCATGGTATGCAAACAGAAGCCTCTAGAAACCGAAACTCTCCACTGCATAACATGCGTAACTCCATGGCATTTTACATGTTTACCCCTCGCTCCAACCACTATCGTCGATTGGGAATGTCCCGATTGCTCTCAACCGAACCTCGCCGCCGATTCGCTTGCTCCGTCCATCGCCGGCGATCTCGTTTCCTCAATTCGCGCCATCGAGAACGATCCGTCGCTCACCGATGAAGAGAAAGCGAAGAAACGCCAAGAACTCGTTGGTGGATCTTCTACTGAAAGTGAAACCATCAATAGAGGATGTAATGATTCTATTGATATCTTCGATGGAAGCCTCAATTGTTCCGTTTGCGTGCAGTTACTGGAGAGACCTGTCACT actccgTGCGGGCACAATTTTTGTTTGAAGTGTTTTGAGAAATGTATTAGGCAAGGAAAGAACACCTGTTCGAATTGTAGGACTCCAATTCCGGCGAAGATGGCAAGTAATCCACGAATTAATTCACAGTTAGCGATAGCGATTCGTAATGCGAAGCTAGCGAGATCGGAGGGTGGTGTTGGAGGGAGTGGCGGTTCGAAAGTTTATCACACTGTTCATAATGATGAGCTTCCTGATACTGCTTACACTACGGAGAGAGCAAAGAAAACAGGGAAGGCGAATGCTTGTAGTGGGAAGATATTTGTGACGATTGCTAAAGATCATTTTGGGCCGATTGTTGCTGAGAATGATCCAACGAGGAACCGTGGGGTTCTTGTTGGTGATTCGTGGGAGGATAGGATGGAATGTAGGCAATGGGGGGCTCATTTACCTCATGTTGCTGGGATTGCAGGTCAGAGTAATCATGGTGCTCAATCCGTGGCTCTTTCTGGTGGATATGTTGATGATGAGGATCATGGTGAGTGGTTTCTTTATACTGGAAGTGGTGGAAGAGATCTCAGTGGTAACAAACGTACCAATAAGGATCAGTCTTTTGATCAGAAGTTTGAGAGTTATAATGAGGCTTTGAGAGTCAGTTGTCGAAAAGGTTATCCTGTTCGTGTTGTTAG GTCCCACAAGGAGAAACGTTCCTCTTATGCACCTGAAAAAGGGGTGAGATACGACGGCGTTTATAGAATTGAGAAATGCTGGCGCAAAATTGGAATACAA GGTCATAAGGTTTGCAGGTATTTGTTTGTGAGGTGTGACAATGAGCCAGCTCCATGGACAAG TGATTTATCTGGAGACCGTCCCCGTTCACTACCTATAATTGAGGAATTTAAGGGTGCAATTGATATTACTGAAAGAAAGGGTGATCCGTCATGGGACTTTGAT GAGAAAAAGGGCTGCTGGTTGTGGAAGAAGGCCCCACCACTAAGTAAGAAAACAAGCAAAAGGGTGTCCTCCAAAAAAAGCAAGGATACGCTGTTAAAAG ATTTTGGTTGCAATATATGTCACAAAGTGTTGTCTTCACCTCTTACTACTCCTTGTGCTCACAACTTCTGCAAAGCTTGCCTGGAGGATGCCTTTTCTGGCCAAAGCTATATCAGACAGAGGGCATCTCAAAGTGGACGCTCTTTGCGGACACGCAAGAACATTATGAAATGTCCTACTTGTTCAGCTGATATAGCTGATTATCTTCAGAATCCACAG GTTAACAGGGAGATGATGGGTGTCATTGAATCACTCCAGCGACAGACTGAGCAGCAGATGGAGGAGAGTTCTGAAGAATTAAGTGCTAAAAGTGATGAAAATCTCACGCCGGATGAGGAGATGGAGGAGGTTTCAAATCCCTGTGATTCAGGTGAAAAAGTCTTGATGGAGATTAACAATGATTTGGATCCTCCAAAGAAGGAGAGGAAAGTTGCCGGTGGCAAGGTTGTGGTGAACTTGGAGGAACATATTGATGATGCAGTAGTAGAAAGCGAATCAATGGATTTTGATTAA